The nucleotide sequence CTACTGGCAATACTTTTGCCCCCCGGTTAGCGGTCGCCGGCTGACTGACAATGGTTACTTCCGCCGATGGCTTCTGTTCTTGCTCCGGTTCCTGCTGTGCTGTCGTCAGTTGCTGTTCGCTTTCCAATAAGGCGAGTTTCTCTTGCAGACGACGGCGAATATCCGATGTCGCTGAAAGTAGGTCATTCGGTTGAATGAGGTTATTGATATAGAAAATGAAATCGTCGCTAAACGGAAAGACTACATCCTCTATTTCCTGACGTTTAATCCCTTCAGGACGGATATCCAGCGCATACCCTGCGGTATCCCGTACAAATGCATTGCTGTATTCATACAAACGCGCGTTCAATTCCCGGCCATCAAACAGTTCCTGTCTGCTCAATTTTTCCATCGGCCAAATCACTTTGCTTTCCCACTGAGTTTGCAAGCGGCTGGCAGCACTTAAGAAGGCGTAACGCAGTACCAGATGCGCATCACCCTGATAGAGCCGCCATAAGGTTTCATTTACTCCTGCACTCTGTTTGCTTTCAGTCTCATGGTGCCACAGGGTGAAACGGTTAAACAATGCGCGTAAACCGCTATCATCCAACTCTCCTTTCTCGTTATTTAGCGCATTTTTAACCAACACCTCGGTTTCCATATCACTGAGCAACTCGCGTTGGCTATTTAACTGCACCGCCTGTCGGTAGGCGCGATAGCGTGTCAGCGCGGTATCATCCAGCCGTACCGAGATCTGCGGTGAAATTCCAAGCCATGACATGATGCGCTGGCGCACAGAGAAATTCCCTAGCGAGACTCGTTGCATCATGCCACTTTTTTGCACATAACCATGCAGTTGCCATAAACGCTGCTGTGTCTGTAACCAAGGCTGCCGATCCGCCTGCTCTATCGAGGATAAATCACGTTCTAGCTGGGTCAGAAAGGTGATATAGGGGCTGTCATATTGGCCCGCTGCTAATATCAGCGCTTGCCAGTTTTTCTTGCCTCGAACTAACATCTCTCCTTGAGGCATAGCCTGAGCGAATGCTAACCACTCTGATTGGCGCTGATTTTGATACTGTTGATAAAACGAGCGCTGTAAAGGAGTAAAGAATGCCGGTCTGTTAAGGGCTTGTGCCAGTTCTCCTAAGGTTGCCTGAATATCTTGCTCACCTGCTTGGGTATAGATACCACGAATACGTGTGTTAATTGTGGCAACATCATCGCTGGCGAGCGGCCAGAAATCAGCCAGTGTCAGCGAATGCGTGCCAGTCGGTTGTTCGTCGGCTAATAGCCACTGCCAGTTATTGCTATCTTCTAGTAGTGTTTGCAATACATTTCGCCACTGATCAAATGCTTGCTGTGCATTGCCTTGGCGATATTGCGCCAGACGAAGTGCGACGCGTTGTTCCGCGGATAAAGGATCGTTTTCACCACTTAATAGTGAAGCTGAATAAGCAGGCATACGCTGTAAAGTTTCTAGCGTAGCGCCATGTGTCATTGCCTGTTCTATGTTAATAAAGCGTGCCCAATGTAAAACCAACAGTCGTTTTTGCGGTGTTTCCGCGTTATGGAAACGTGCTAGTAAGTGTGCCGCTACCGACTCCGGGTTGAATGCACCAACAGGTGCTTGTTGCTGGTATTGCTGTGCCATCCGTTGTTCCATCGTATGGGTGACCGGATAGAAAAACAGAGATGGCAAGGTTTCCTGCAACCAGTATTCAACTTTTTGGTAGCGCAAGTAACTCCGCTCAAGCGGGTCTGCCTCATGGATATTTTCAAGTTGCGTAACGCCACGCCAGGTCGTCATCAATGCATTGCCGACACCGTACACCAGCATCAAACTGAGTAGGCTAACGCATACGCGTTTGGTCAATGTCCGCCAGCCAGTCAGCAATACGTTATGGCTACGTTGATCTTGGCTATGTTGAACTTGATCTGGCAGGTATTCTCCCAACAAACGTTGGCTGAAAACGCCAGCAGTTTGATGCTCGGCGGTAAAAAACAGGCCACGCAACAGACCATGCTCCAGATAATGGTCTTGGTCGAACAGTGCATTCAAGTAACAACCCAGTGCAGGTTGCAGTTGAGCTACCGTTTCTGGTAACGCTAAGATTTCTGCATTGGGTTGCTGCCGTTGCTGATTGAGCAACTTAAGGCGCATCATTTTCAACGTGTTAACAATGGTGTTCATGCTCTTATCCAGCACGTCGGTGACATTACCCACCGTATGATGCTCGA is from Photorhabdus laumondii subsp. laumondii and encodes:
- a CDS encoding type VI secretion protein IcmF/TssM N-terminal domain-containing protein; the encoded protein is MKKLFYAIGWLSVMVILLLLSLTIAVAFSWPTIGGLLLFICLLLLLLLLRVAMAFMPEIMNKLRWLNKFWRKGNNRLEYLLYQHWRQGGYLQSWRRFRSLLHRNEPVPPWFLVVGERGNGKQKLLTRCNVVPMTGKNLPALTENTFTCRWWFFRRAMYMVVSGRYTEGQSLYRQAWLRLISWIAQVRKPAGVLVCLSVEQLLNSDNRALYIAARQVRAQLEPLQIRLERRLPIWLILTHSETLPGFDHWCTQLSVEQHAELLGDFIEHHTVGNVTDVLDKSMNTIVNTLKMMRLKLLNQQRQQPNAEILALPETVAQLQPALGCYLNALFDQDHYLEHGLLRGLFFTAEHQTAGVFSQRLLGEYLPDQVQHSQDQRSHNVLLTGWRTLTKRVCVSLLSLMLVYGVGNALMTTWRGVTQLENIHEADPLERSYLRYQKVEYWLQETLPSLFFYPVTHTMEQRMAQQYQQQAPVGAFNPESVAAHLLARFHNAETPQKRLLVLHWARFINIEQAMTHGATLETLQRMPAYSASLLSGENDPLSAEQRVALRLAQYRQGNAQQAFDQWRNVLQTLLEDSNNWQWLLADEQPTGTHSLTLADFWPLASDDVATINTRIRGIYTQAGEQDIQATLGELAQALNRPAFFTPLQRSFYQQYQNQRQSEWLAFAQAMPQGEMLVRGKKNWQALILAAGQYDSPYITFLTQLERDLSSIEQADRQPWLQTQQRLWQLHGYVQKSGMMQRVSLGNFSVRQRIMSWLGISPQISVRLDDTALTRYRAYRQAVQLNSQRELLSDMETEVLVKNALNNEKGELDDSGLRALFNRFTLWHHETESKQSAGVNETLWRLYQGDAHLVLRYAFLSAASRLQTQWESKVIWPMEKLSRQELFDGRELNARLYEYSNAFVRDTAGYALDIRPEGIKRQEIEDVVFPFSDDFIFYINNLIQPNDLLSATSDIRRRLQEKLALLESEQQLTTAQQEPEQEQKPSAEVTIVSQPATANRGAKVLPVGSSVTLSCDDGVQQLKSMNFNDSMTLHWSPGTCGKVQIDIYFPRFTLSKSYIGSDGLLQFMHAFSRGELTLAAQAFPQRRDELSALGINNITVRYQVSESTAVSTLYQQWQQHQQQQTALLEQRNRLDSQLLNLSEPTVAKGTLSTLPSQITTHWNELRKPKSE